A genomic region of Noviherbaspirillum sp. L7-7A contains the following coding sequences:
- a CDS encoding ISNCY family transposase — protein sequence MNNAGSITMTMRALDQLKVIQQVVDGGLKPGQAASRLQLSVRQVRRLVRRYEAQGAMGLVSRRYNRPSNNQIDAELAQVALMIVRERYADFGPTLACEKLRELHGIDLSKETVRKLMSAVGLWVPRSQRPARIYQPRNRRHCFGELVQIDGSDHHWFEDRGPACTLLVYVDDATSQLLQLHFTRSESTFSYFEATRAYIEQHGKPQAFYSDKYSVFRVNQNNAAGGNGHTQFGRALFELNIEGICANSSQAKGRVERANLTLQDRLVKELRLQGIADMAAANAYVPTFIADYNRRFAKPARNDFDAHRAIRPDEMLDLIFTVREPRRVSHSLTVQYAKVLYLLTDTPASRRLIGKYIDIYEYPDGRIEPRADGTALPYTAYNRLSEITNGAIVENKRLGHVLEIAQLVQDQRDNRPSRVAPSRSHRGIGPISKKLMPGKKSQRSLTAADIALAIEQRAKRKTNGSLTEA from the coding sequence ATGAACAACGCTGGGAGTATCACGATGACGATGCGCGCGCTGGATCAGCTCAAAGTAATTCAGCAAGTCGTTGATGGTGGCCTAAAGCCTGGACAGGCCGCCAGCCGACTTCAGTTGAGTGTGCGCCAAGTCCGGCGATTGGTACGACGCTACGAAGCGCAAGGCGCTATGGGTTTAGTGTCGCGACGCTACAATCGGCCCAGCAATAATCAAATCGACGCAGAACTCGCGCAAGTTGCCCTGATGATTGTCCGGGAACGCTATGCTGATTTCGGGCCGACCCTCGCATGCGAGAAGCTGCGTGAGCTACACGGCATTGATCTGTCGAAGGAAACCGTCCGCAAGCTCATGTCCGCCGTCGGTCTGTGGGTTCCACGCAGCCAGCGGCCGGCACGGATTTACCAGCCGCGCAACCGCCGGCATTGTTTTGGCGAGCTAGTCCAGATTGATGGCAGCGACCACCACTGGTTTGAAGATCGGGGACCGGCGTGTACTTTGCTGGTCTACGTGGACGATGCCACCAGCCAGCTCTTGCAGCTGCATTTCACCCGGTCGGAATCAACCTTCAGCTATTTCGAGGCGACGCGTGCCTATATCGAACAGCACGGCAAGCCGCAGGCCTTCTACAGCGACAAGTACAGCGTCTTCCGCGTCAACCAGAATAACGCCGCTGGCGGCAATGGCCATACCCAGTTTGGCCGAGCGCTGTTTGAGCTCAATATTGAGGGCATTTGCGCCAATTCGAGCCAGGCCAAGGGCCGTGTAGAACGCGCCAACCTGACCCTCCAGGACCGCCTGGTGAAGGAACTGCGGCTGCAAGGCATTGCCGACATGGCCGCCGCCAATGCTTATGTGCCGACCTTCATTGCCGACTATAACCGACGCTTTGCCAAGCCCGCCCGCAACGATTTCGATGCGCATCGTGCGATTCGGCCCGATGAAATGCTGGATCTAATCTTCACGGTCCGGGAGCCGCGCCGGGTCTCGCACAGCTTGACGGTGCAATATGCCAAGGTGCTTTATTTGTTGACTGACACGCCTGCCAGTCGGCGCCTCATTGGCAAGTACATCGATATCTATGAGTATCCCGACGGGCGCATTGAGCCGCGAGCCGATGGGACCGCCCTCCCCTATACTGCTTACAACCGTCTTTCTGAAATCACCAATGGTGCCATTGTCGAGAACAAGCGGCTTGGACATGTCCTCGAGATTGCCCAGTTAGTCCAGGACCAACGAGATAATCGACCCAGCCGGGTGGCACCGTCGCGCAGCCATCGTGGCATCGGGCCGATTTCCAAGAAGCTTATGCCCGGCAAAAAGTCGCAACGATCGCTTACTGCGGCAGATATTGCGCTTGCGATTGAACAGCGTGCAAAGCGCAAAACGAACGGCTCGCTTACAGAGGCTTAA
- a CDS encoding AAA family ATPase gives MLTTLAIANYRSIRDLVIPLNQLNIITGPNGSGKSSLYRALRLLADTAQGRLVASLAGEGGLQSTLWAGPETISSAVKQGKYPVQPARRTEPVNLKLGFCTGQLGYAIDLGLPSPSNSMFGFDPAIKQECIWSGACLRPAALLVERKNWVVSTRTDDGSWRQMTETLSSFDSMLAELADPKAAPEMLALREQIRSWRFYDNLRTDIEAPARRVQIATHTPVLTGDGASLAATWQTIREIGDEAALNNAVSDAFPGARVGVQQVGNGLEILMWQHGLLRALTAPELSEGTLRYLLCIAALLSPRPPALMVLNEPETSLHPDLLPALARLIIKASQDSQIVVVSHSTRLVAALEREGGGFTMTLEKEHGETLVHGLHTLERPAWRWPKR, from the coding sequence ATGCTCACCACCCTTGCAATCGCGAATTACCGCTCCATTCGCGACCTCGTCATCCCGCTCAACCAGCTCAACATCATCACGGGCCCCAACGGCAGCGGTAAATCCAGCCTTTACCGCGCCCTTCGCCTGTTGGCGGATACCGCCCAGGGCCGGCTGGTCGCGTCGCTGGCGGGCGAAGGTGGCTTGCAGTCGACCTTATGGGCCGGACCGGAAACCATTTCCAGTGCGGTCAAACAAGGGAAATACCCGGTACAGCCCGCCCGGCGCACCGAGCCGGTCAATCTCAAGCTTGGTTTCTGCACCGGGCAATTGGGATATGCGATAGATCTCGGTCTGCCCTCGCCTTCCAACTCCATGTTCGGTTTCGATCCAGCTATCAAGCAGGAATGCATCTGGAGCGGTGCCTGCCTGCGGCCAGCCGCATTGCTCGTCGAGCGCAAGAACTGGGTCGTCAGCACCCGGACTGATGACGGCTCATGGCGCCAGATGACGGAAACCCTGTCGTCATTCGACAGCATGCTCGCTGAGCTGGCCGACCCCAAAGCCGCTCCCGAAATGCTGGCGCTGCGCGAGCAGATCCGCTCCTGGCGTTTTTATGACAATTTACGTACCGATATCGAAGCGCCAGCGCGCCGCGTTCAGATCGCCACGCATACGCCGGTCCTGACAGGAGATGGCGCCAGTCTTGCGGCCACCTGGCAAACCATACGCGAGATCGGCGACGAGGCCGCCCTTAACAACGCGGTGTCGGATGCCTTCCCAGGTGCACGGGTAGGCGTCCAGCAGGTCGGCAACGGCCTTGAAATCCTCATGTGGCAACATGGACTTCTGCGCGCGCTTACGGCGCCGGAACTGTCCGAAGGCACGTTGCGCTATCTCCTGTGCATCGCCGCCCTGCTCTCTCCCAGACCGCCTGCCCTGATGGTGCTGAACGAGCCCGAAACCAGCCTCCACCCAGACCTGTTGCCGGCGCTGGCGCGGCTGATCATCAAGGCTTCCCAGGACAGCCAGATCGTGGTCGTTTCCCATTCCACCCGCCTGGTCGCGGCGCTCGAACGGGAAGGCGGCGGCTTCACGATGACACTGGAAAAGGAACATGGTGAAACCCTGGTGCATGGCCTCCATACGCTGGAGCGGCCTGCCTGGCGCTGGCCCAAGCGCTGA
- a CDS encoding porin yields MKKAVAGLAVLTAISGGAAAQTSVSVYGVMDIGIARRDDSNPAGKTTSMESGQQSGSRLGFKGREDLGGGMAAQFVLESGINLDSGTSGQGGRLFGRQAWVGLDGQFGGLKLGRQQTVLYTALDRIDPFHINLAGNSQKVFGYGTYAADPFLRADNTIAYSTPTVAGLVGTLSYSLGEQAGDYSAKRSTGLALSYGNGPLNLQLAYLKANTVNAPAGFGTSNGDNRALLVGGTYDFGLATAHLGYAENRLGSIAAGGNDRNLLAGVTVPVGAAGSVMASFIRNELTDLAEGRSDQYALGYSHKLSKRTNVYTSVSYTRNDSDVALNTYRGEQFGQSVRLFNVGVRHSF; encoded by the coding sequence ATGAAAAAAGCAGTAGCAGGACTGGCCGTGCTGACAGCCATTTCCGGTGGCGCCGCGGCGCAGACCAGCGTATCCGTATATGGCGTGATGGACATCGGCATCGCCAGGCGCGATGACAGCAACCCCGCCGGCAAGACCACCTCGATGGAAAGCGGCCAGCAGTCCGGCAGCCGCCTCGGATTTAAAGGTCGTGAAGACCTCGGTGGCGGCATGGCGGCCCAATTCGTGCTGGAGAGCGGCATCAATCTCGACAGCGGCACCTCCGGACAAGGCGGACGCCTGTTCGGGCGCCAGGCCTGGGTGGGACTCGACGGTCAGTTCGGTGGCCTGAAACTCGGTCGCCAGCAAACCGTGCTCTATACCGCGCTCGACAGAATCGATCCGTTCCACATCAATCTCGCCGGTAATTCACAGAAGGTCTTTGGCTACGGCACCTACGCCGCCGATCCTTTCCTGCGGGCCGACAACACCATTGCCTACAGCACGCCGACGGTGGCCGGGCTGGTCGGCACGTTGAGCTACAGCCTGGGTGAACAGGCTGGCGACTATTCCGCAAAGCGCAGCACCGGCCTGGCCCTGAGCTATGGAAACGGCCCGCTGAACCTGCAGCTGGCTTACCTGAAAGCCAACACGGTCAACGCGCCTGCCGGTTTTGGTACGTCAAACGGCGACAATCGCGCGCTGCTGGTGGGCGGTACCTATGACTTCGGGCTGGCGACTGCGCATCTGGGCTACGCCGAGAACCGCCTCGGCAGCATCGCAGCCGGCGGCAACGACCGCAACCTGCTCGCCGGCGTGACCGTGCCAGTGGGTGCGGCAGGCAGCGTGATGGCTTCCTTCATCCGCAATGAGCTGACCGACCTTGCAGAAGGCCGCAGCGACCAGTATGCGCTGGGCTATTCCCACAAGCTGTCCAAGCGCACGAATGTCTACACATCGGTGTCATACACCAGGAATGACAGCGATGTGGCGCTGAACACCTACCGTGGCGAGCAGTTCGGCCAGAGCGTGCGCCTGTTCAACGTAGGCGTGCGGCATTCTTTCTAA
- the pip gene encoding prolyl aminopeptidase, with the protein MLFPPIEPYRSGTLPVDRLHTLYWEECGNPGGEPVLFLHGGPGGGLSPRHRRFFDPAHYRIVLFDQRGAGQSTPLGEVRDNTTPFLVDDIEQLREMLGIQRWLVFGGSWGATLALAYGERHPERCSGFILRGVFLCDQEEIDWFMTGMGKFFPEHHAAFAAEVLPFEPGDLLNAYAERLFGNDTHAMLRAARAWSLYESRCAYLYPHPEADADSDAACLAIARLEAHYFLNAGFMEPQALLNNIERISHLPACIVQGRYDMICPPVSAMRVHANWPGSRLDIVGDAGHAASEPSIAAALVNATEQFRLNGRFG; encoded by the coding sequence GTGCTTTTTCCGCCGATCGAGCCGTATCGGAGCGGCACCTTGCCAGTCGACAGGCTGCATACCCTCTACTGGGAAGAGTGTGGCAATCCGGGCGGCGAGCCGGTGCTGTTCCTGCATGGCGGGCCGGGCGGCGGGCTGTCGCCGCGTCACCGGCGGTTTTTCGATCCGGCCCATTACCGCATCGTGCTGTTCGACCAGCGTGGCGCAGGCCAGTCCACGCCACTGGGGGAGGTGCGCGACAACACGACGCCGTTCCTGGTCGACGACATTGAACAGTTGCGGGAAATGCTGGGTATCCAGCGCTGGCTGGTGTTTGGCGGCTCTTGGGGCGCAACCCTGGCCCTGGCCTACGGAGAGCGTCATCCCGAGCGGTGCAGCGGGTTCATCCTGCGCGGTGTGTTCCTGTGCGACCAGGAGGAAATCGACTGGTTCATGACCGGGATGGGAAAGTTTTTCCCAGAACACCATGCAGCCTTCGCCGCCGAGGTGCTGCCATTCGAACCGGGCGATCTGCTCAATGCCTACGCCGAACGCCTGTTCGGTAACGATACGCATGCCATGTTGCGCGCGGCGCGGGCCTGGAGCCTGTATGAAAGCCGTTGCGCTTACCTGTATCCGCATCCAGAAGCGGACGCGGACAGCGATGCTGCCTGCCTTGCGATTGCCCGGCTGGAGGCGCATTACTTCCTGAATGCCGGCTTCATGGAGCCGCAGGCGCTGCTGAACAACATCGAACGGATCAGCCATCTGCCGGCCTGCATCGTGCAGGGGCGTTATGACATGATCTGCCCGCCGGTCAGTGCAATGCGGGTGCATGCGAACTGGCCGGGATCGCGGCTGGACATCGTCGGCGATGCAGGCCACGCTGCGTCCGAGCCCAGCATTGCGGCGGCGCTGGTGAACGCTACGGAGCAGTTTCGCTTGAATGGGCGCTTTGGCTGA